From Acidovorax sp. FHTAMBA, one genomic window encodes:
- a CDS encoding DUF3703 domain-containing protein: MTNLTAIDDRQRGAAFAHLVERARSRGPDRWKVLEAAHVLGQERFWLHLRSHWYMLALAARERDVREAAGQLFRILLVPLGHLSGRLPLGNPGRATVSAFAPML; the protein is encoded by the coding sequence ATGACGAACCTGACAGCCATAGACGATCGGCAGCGCGGGGCAGCATTTGCTCACCTCGTGGAGCGGGCGAGATCCCGAGGACCTGACCGGTGGAAGGTCCTGGAGGCCGCGCACGTGCTTGGCCAAGAGCGCTTCTGGCTTCATCTGCGGAGTCATTGGTACATGCTGGCCCTGGCCGCGCGTGAGCGTGACGTGCGGGAAGCCGCGGGCCAGCTGTTTAGGATCCTGCTGGTGCCGCTTGGCCACCTCTCGGGCAGGCTGCCGCTTGGCAACCCTGGCCGGGCCACGGTCAGTGCCTTCGCGCCAATGCTGTGA
- a CDS encoding ThiF family adenylyltransferase, with the protein MPEAAASLLGEALRLLRSRGFTPSGYRRGTRSFDGALPCKGGPIKVRLSVTDWDFLTYPSIRILDHLDVLPPLSPHVYASGGLCYFASGAVVLDRFDPAESIAQCLDQAQLVLDRIRHDPDFRHDDIQDEFLQHWSHGESSAVYSVLIGNVDRTTQSSNYWFLDIAGASHAVVADNKEEVEALALALGAQPPKETKCPCWLFATQTRPAVPKAIPATIKELFAWLQAWDHRLYQQLQRVLERETQYLKYSIATFAIHTPLGWLGFGFDLDPLHRLGAARKPRLYRQFLHTRGGTSKISRLAITEFGPDFVHSRNLTFPDLKGKKITVVGCGAIGSHVAPGLVRLGAGTGAGCLDLVDYDDMKPENLGRHVLGYPALFKSKAEALAEELKRQFPFAKIRARVRSVKGLPDLFDADLVIDATGEEIVSEMINAMRLDKGTEVPVLHVRIRGNGECVQTFWAEGRRLGCFRCLLQAEHNHYRQERFPVLKELPTRKQLGCNGFTPYAVSAPMAAAALCLEVVVDWLQYGRASPRFRTSAMANANVYGVKNQDVSRLAACPACGPRDAQATAIRP; encoded by the coding sequence ATGCCGGAGGCTGCGGCATCGCTCCTTGGCGAGGCGCTCCGGCTGCTGAGGTCGCGCGGCTTCACGCCCAGCGGCTATCGGCGAGGCACGCGGTCATTCGATGGAGCACTTCCGTGTAAGGGCGGGCCGATCAAGGTCAGGCTCAGCGTCACCGACTGGGACTTTCTGACCTACCCCTCGATCAGGATCCTCGATCACCTCGATGTCCTGCCGCCCCTATCGCCGCACGTGTATGCATCGGGAGGTCTGTGCTACTTTGCCTCTGGCGCAGTGGTGTTGGACCGGTTCGATCCGGCAGAATCGATTGCGCAGTGCCTGGACCAGGCGCAACTCGTGCTGGATCGCATCCGGCATGACCCTGATTTCAGGCACGACGACATCCAGGACGAATTCCTGCAGCACTGGTCGCACGGCGAATCCTCCGCCGTCTATTCGGTGCTGATCGGGAACGTTGACCGAACGACCCAGTCGTCGAACTACTGGTTCTTGGACATTGCAGGTGCTTCGCACGCCGTTGTCGCCGACAACAAGGAGGAAGTCGAAGCGCTTGCCTTGGCGTTAGGGGCCCAGCCTCCCAAAGAGACGAAGTGTCCGTGCTGGCTGTTCGCAACTCAGACGCGGCCTGCGGTACCGAAAGCAATCCCGGCGACCATCAAAGAGCTATTCGCGTGGCTCCAGGCATGGGATCACCGGCTGTACCAGCAACTTCAACGCGTGCTCGAACGCGAGACACAGTATCTCAAGTACTCCATCGCAACGTTCGCCATCCACACACCGCTGGGGTGGCTAGGGTTCGGTTTTGATCTGGATCCGCTACATCGGCTTGGCGCTGCCAGGAAGCCTAGGCTCTATCGCCAATTTCTCCACACGAGAGGGGGAACGAGCAAGATCAGTAGGCTGGCGATCACCGAGTTCGGCCCGGACTTCGTCCACAGCCGCAATCTGACGTTCCCCGACCTGAAAGGAAAGAAGATCACCGTAGTCGGCTGCGGTGCCATCGGCTCGCATGTTGCACCGGGTCTCGTGCGGCTGGGCGCCGGCACGGGTGCAGGATGTCTGGACCTTGTGGACTACGATGACATGAAGCCGGAGAACCTTGGCCGGCATGTGCTGGGCTACCCTGCGCTCTTCAAGAGCAAAGCCGAAGCATTGGCCGAAGAGCTCAAGCGACAGTTCCCATTCGCAAAAATCCGGGCCCGCGTCCGCAGTGTCAAGGGACTCCCAGACCTCTTCGATGCGGATCTGGTGATTGATGCAACTGGCGAGGAGATTGTGAGCGAGATGATCAACGCCATGCGCCTGGACAAAGGCACTGAAGTACCGGTGCTCCACGTACGGATCCGGGGGAACGGGGAATGCGTCCAGACTTTCTGGGCAGAGGGGCGCCGCCTCGGATGCTTCCGATGCCTGTTGCAGGCTGAGCACAATCACTATCGGCAGGAGCGCTTCCCGGTCCTGAAAGAGCTGCCCACGCGCAAACAACTGGGCTGCAATGGCTTCACGCCGTACGCGGTCAGCGCACCGATGGCTGCGGCGGCGCTGTGCTTGGAAGTTGTAGTCGACTGGCTTCAATACGGACGGGCAAGCCCGCGATTCCGAACCAGCGCGATGGCCAATGCGAACGTCTACGGCGTCAAAAATCAGGACGTCTCTCGATTGGCTGCCTGCCCCGCTTGCGGGCCTCGTGATGCTCAAGCCACTGCCATTCGGCCGTAA
- a CDS encoding TnsD family Tn7-like transposition protein, whose translation MHRARLASTTICYTPELLHDELLYSWLCRLAILNAWGTGRDAVRKIFGGRTVTPSLTLPTHFDAMNERYAGALPHDSFAALMEASTLLPYHRPFLDHERYAQLMEDSRSSNSLDLKLRLGLVANRFGINTPHRFCPACVAEDIEMNGCHYWHRQHHLPGVNCCVRHSLQLQQQSVPKEGLFGQPLMYPGLPSGEECITPECGFQFRFAQLSADLLLAALPPINNADRSNVYRNRLSAKGFQSSRRSLDYQLVATEVRHYFADFANFQHQSRLLQTARSPLRWIEDLVERPDRSLHPICHLLMIDFLFGSIAEFSLAVDAERSSREATRGSAHAIPRGETKKSLQVPGLEIEHLLRNPSLSCRQIAQQTGKSVGTIVKYRRQRKIEVKERRKFVGAQTRTSIGHDLLSGLELQSIALRNGVSVQTIYRELAYEKGTKLHRQRSLFMAQRTSRRDRWMGVLKTPGVEGISKARSLGFSDYAWLYRHDRSWLLTSNAQYRKSVSTRGTVNWPARDQELCSKVLTRMILLLRAEPPMRISVARLCSGLGQSSQWRRDKLPHFKALLSRFSETPESFRIRRVNFAIDFLVQRESDIKLWKIQRAAGLRIWPADLIAYAQRRINEHT comes from the coding sequence GTGCACCGCGCTCGCCTCGCTTCAACAACTATCTGCTACACGCCTGAGCTGCTCCATGACGAACTGCTGTATTCATGGCTGTGCAGGTTAGCAATCTTGAATGCGTGGGGAACGGGCCGAGACGCAGTGAGGAAAATTTTTGGTGGCAGGACGGTTACACCCAGCCTTACCCTTCCCACTCACTTCGATGCCATGAACGAGCGATACGCGGGGGCGCTGCCACACGACTCTTTCGCCGCTCTTATGGAAGCCAGTACGCTGCTACCGTATCACAGGCCGTTCTTGGATCACGAGCGCTATGCACAACTAATGGAGGACTCGCGCTCAAGTAACTCCCTTGACTTGAAACTGCGGCTTGGTCTCGTTGCAAACCGGTTCGGAATCAACACGCCACACCGCTTTTGCCCCGCATGTGTAGCCGAAGATATTGAGATGAACGGCTGCCACTACTGGCATCGGCAGCACCATCTACCCGGAGTGAACTGCTGCGTCCGCCATTCTCTGCAGTTGCAACAACAAAGTGTCCCAAAGGAAGGCCTATTTGGCCAACCCCTAATGTATCCAGGCCTTCCTAGCGGCGAGGAATGCATAACCCCTGAATGTGGTTTTCAATTCCGATTTGCGCAACTATCAGCGGATCTCCTGCTGGCAGCACTACCGCCGATAAACAATGCCGATCGCTCCAACGTATATCGAAACCGCCTGTCGGCAAAAGGCTTTCAGTCGAGCCGTCGAAGCCTCGACTACCAATTAGTTGCAACTGAGGTGAGGCACTACTTTGCCGACTTCGCTAACTTTCAGCATCAATCACGACTGCTGCAGACCGCCAGAAGTCCTTTGCGCTGGATTGAAGATCTGGTTGAGCGTCCTGACCGCTCATTGCATCCGATATGCCACCTGCTGATGATTGATTTTTTATTTGGCTCCATAGCAGAGTTCAGCTTGGCAGTTGACGCAGAGCGGTCTTCACGCGAAGCGACACGAGGAAGTGCGCACGCGATTCCTCGTGGTGAGACAAAGAAATCCCTACAAGTACCAGGCCTTGAAATAGAACATCTCCTACGCAACCCGTCATTGTCCTGCCGTCAGATAGCTCAACAAACGGGCAAGAGTGTCGGCACCATCGTCAAGTATCGTAGACAGCGAAAAATCGAAGTGAAAGAGCGTCGTAAATTCGTCGGCGCCCAAACTCGAACTTCGATAGGGCACGACTTGTTGTCAGGTTTGGAATTGCAGTCTATTGCCCTTCGTAATGGGGTTTCCGTGCAAACTATATATCGGGAATTAGCGTACGAGAAGGGCACCAAACTGCACCGCCAACGTTCACTTTTCATGGCACAACGAACGTCTCGGCGTGACCGGTGGATGGGAGTGTTAAAAACGCCTGGCGTTGAGGGAATCTCCAAAGCAAGGTCTCTGGGCTTTTCTGACTATGCTTGGCTCTATCGACATGATCGCAGTTGGCTACTTACTTCCAATGCGCAATATCGCAAATCGGTGAGCACGCGTGGTACGGTGAATTGGCCGGCCCGAGATCAGGAGCTCTGCTCGAAAGTTCTCACTAGGATGATCTTGCTATTAAGGGCTGAACCACCCATGCGAATCTCAGTAGCTCGGCTTTGCTCAGGGCTGGGGCAATCCTCTCAATGGCGCCGCGACAAACTACCCCACTTTAAGGCGCTCTTATCACGTTTTTCGGAGACACCTGAGTCGTTCAGAATTCGGAGGGTTAACTTCGCAATCGATTTTTTAGTGCAACGAGAGTCCGACATTAAATTATGGAAAATTCAGCGTGCTGCAGGCCTTCGTATATGGCCTGCGGACCTTATCGCGTACGCTCAACGACGAATCAACGAGCACACCTAA
- a CDS encoding ATP-binding protein: MKDVEIFPAVYHDTGVSRFAGNPFIEAMPPLEQSKSDFLTNLAHYPAKPSATLRRSSEVVRLMELSTINDIVYPFPEYQKAGFTLAKMARDTYVARHPLTTMDRQRRHAIATTGTNGLPMPADWKPSAKGYFMMSVSGQGKTTFAAAALLRYKQVICHSNYHGADLKCHQVVYVLLRVPHDATLKSLCLQFFNEIDRLLGTDYSRKAAALRNIAPMVDLMNKVATAVSLGFIVVDEVQNLRSARAQNAELVLNLFSEIIERLGISLLALATPAVQAVVEGAVRNTRKLASFGSLVIEPMARNSPQWEEFCDTYWDYTFVKTKTKLTKEILDAWYTASAGNTAFAALAFTLSQHNEIGGREIIDATAFQRTAATDMAFLGPAIAALLSKNPAKLRMFDDLLFSPRYKAMRALLGAEEPARPKGVKNDEFDDVHEESVPPSPAATKNKKRASPRPVDLPLEDPLAR, encoded by the coding sequence ATGAAGGATGTTGAGATATTCCCTGCGGTGTATCACGATACAGGAGTTTCTCGATTTGCAGGCAATCCGTTCATTGAGGCAATGCCGCCTCTGGAGCAAAGCAAAAGTGACTTTCTGACTAACCTCGCGCACTACCCAGCGAAGCCGTCGGCAACGCTTCGCAGGAGTAGCGAGGTCGTTCGACTGATGGAGCTGTCCACCATCAACGACATCGTCTACCCTTTCCCTGAATATCAAAAGGCTGGCTTCACCCTGGCCAAGATGGCCCGCGACACTTATGTAGCGCGCCACCCTTTGACTACGATGGACCGGCAGAGGAGGCACGCCATTGCCACCACCGGAACCAATGGTCTACCAATGCCCGCTGACTGGAAACCTTCGGCTAAAGGCTACTTCATGATGTCTGTTAGCGGGCAAGGCAAGACTACTTTCGCAGCTGCAGCTTTGCTGAGATACAAGCAGGTTATTTGCCACTCGAATTATCACGGAGCTGATCTGAAATGCCATCAGGTCGTATACGTTCTTCTCAGAGTGCCTCACGACGCAACACTCAAGTCGTTGTGCCTGCAATTCTTCAACGAGATCGACCGACTGCTAGGAACCGACTATTCGCGGAAGGCGGCAGCGCTACGCAATATTGCGCCCATGGTCGACTTGATGAACAAAGTCGCAACAGCTGTCTCCTTGGGCTTTATTGTCGTTGATGAAGTTCAGAATTTGCGCAGCGCGCGCGCCCAAAATGCGGAGCTTGTACTAAACCTATTCAGTGAAATCATTGAGCGGCTCGGCATTAGCTTGTTGGCGCTTGCAACACCAGCGGTCCAAGCTGTCGTAGAAGGAGCGGTACGAAACACCCGCAAACTCGCTTCCTTCGGGAGCTTGGTAATTGAGCCGATGGCAAGGAATAGCCCTCAGTGGGAAGAATTCTGCGATACGTATTGGGACTATACGTTTGTCAAGACAAAGACAAAGCTGACGAAAGAAATCCTTGATGCTTGGTACACGGCCTCAGCGGGAAATACGGCCTTCGCGGCGCTCGCGTTCACACTATCTCAGCACAATGAGATTGGCGGGCGCGAAATTATCGACGCTACTGCGTTTCAGCGAACCGCGGCGACTGACATGGCATTTCTTGGACCGGCAATTGCAGCCTTGCTCAGCAAGAACCCTGCAAAGCTTCGAATGTTTGACGATCTGCTGTTCAGTCCTAGGTACAAAGCTATGCGCGCCCTGCTTGGGGCAGAGGAGCCTGCTCGACCCAAAGGGGTAAAAAACGATGAGTTTGACGATGTACACGAAGAGAGCGTGCCCCCCAGTCCCGCTGCGACAAAGAACAAAAAAAGGGCCTCGCCTCGGCCGGTTGACCTCCCCTTAGAGGATCCGCTGGCCCGCTGA
- a CDS encoding helix-turn-helix transcriptional regulator, whose product MKTVGQFAAALSAAKQEQGVTLAALATNTGLTPLAVRQILDGKVSPRISNAMALASELGLELVLMPKTAAASFESKGGERTLLSPLERQLGAPSIGIVGDQNSEVKEGR is encoded by the coding sequence ATGAAAACCGTTGGTCAGTTCGCTGCTGCACTGTCAGCCGCCAAGCAAGAGCAGGGGGTGACCCTGGCGGCGCTGGCAACCAACACGGGGCTCACGCCACTGGCCGTGCGGCAGATCCTCGATGGCAAAGTCTCCCCGCGCATCAGCAATGCCATGGCGCTGGCGTCCGAGCTGGGCCTTGAGCTGGTTCTGATGCCCAAGACGGCTGCTGCATCGTTCGAATCCAAAGGGGGGGAGCGCACCTTGCTGAGTCCGCTGGAACGGCAGCTGGGAGCGCCATCCATTGGAATCGTGGGTGACCAGAATTCGGAAGTGAAGGAGGGCCGATGA
- the lspA gene encoding signal peptidase II, whose product MKYVNRPARWYCLALVVFAADQTAKTWIHLTTLLGWSREVAPFFSLVHVLNPGAAFSFLAGTGGWQRWFFLAIALGASAWLAWLLAKPVRSLEGLAYSLILGGALGNAFDRAVRGSVIDYLDFHLHGWHWPAFNIANMAIVGGAVGLIASSVLGHREANTSSRRHT is encoded by the coding sequence ATGAAGTATGTCAACCGACCAGCTCGCTGGTATTGCCTTGCGCTTGTAGTCTTTGCCGCAGACCAGACTGCCAAGACCTGGATTCATCTGACCACCCTGCTCGGCTGGTCGCGCGAGGTCGCACCGTTCTTCAGCCTGGTCCACGTACTGAACCCCGGCGCGGCCTTCAGCTTCCTGGCCGGCACCGGCGGATGGCAACGCTGGTTCTTCCTGGCCATCGCCCTGGGCGCGTCGGCCTGGCTCGCTTGGCTGCTCGCCAAGCCGGTGCGCAGCCTCGAGGGCTTGGCTTATAGCCTCATCCTGGGCGGCGCCCTGGGCAATGCCTTCGACCGGGCTGTGCGCGGGTCCGTGATTGACTATCTGGACTTCCACCTGCACGGCTGGCACTGGCCGGCATTCAACATCGCCAACATGGCCATCGTTGGTGGCGCCGTTGGTCTCATTGCATCGTCAGTTCTGGGGCACCGCGAGGCAAACACATCCTCTCGAAGGCACACGTAA
- a CDS encoding IS630 family transposase, giving the protein MQATDMRSLSREARHERRVQVIRLRKAGNTYDEIAALTGLSRTGVFNICRRHAAHGAKALHDTIGGRKFGENRLLDADQEALVRKLIADKTPDQLKMPYALWTRAAVAQLIEQRFGIRLQVRTMGKYLARWGFTPQKPMKKAYEQSPAAVKKWLDEDYPVIAARAKAEGAEIHWGDESGLRSDDVRGRSFAPKGQTPVVRVNNKRHGLSVISTVTNKGQMRWSSFDGALNTTILIDFLRRLIKGQSRKLFLILDNLRVHHAKPVKARLAEHADAIEVFYLPSYSPELNPDEMANADIKQAVTKLAPARTKMQLVKATAKHLRSVQRQPERIRKYFDHAPVRYAA; this is encoded by the coding sequence ATGCAAGCAACCGACATGAGATCGCTGAGCCGCGAAGCGCGGCACGAGCGCCGCGTGCAGGTCATCCGACTGCGTAAAGCCGGTAATACCTACGACGAGATTGCAGCGCTCACGGGTCTGAGCCGCACGGGCGTCTTCAACATCTGCAGGCGCCATGCGGCACACGGCGCCAAGGCTCTGCACGACACCATTGGCGGACGCAAGTTCGGAGAAAACCGCTTGCTCGATGCCGACCAGGAGGCCCTGGTGCGAAAGCTCATTGCCGACAAGACGCCAGATCAGCTCAAGATGCCCTATGCGCTGTGGACCCGCGCGGCAGTGGCCCAACTCATTGAGCAGCGCTTTGGCATCCGGCTGCAAGTGCGCACCATGGGCAAGTACCTGGCCCGCTGGGGCTTCACACCACAAAAGCCTATGAAGAAGGCTTACGAGCAGTCGCCAGCGGCGGTCAAGAAATGGCTCGATGAGGACTACCCGGTCATCGCCGCACGCGCCAAGGCTGAAGGAGCCGAGATTCACTGGGGCGACGAGAGCGGGCTGCGCAGCGACGACGTGCGCGGCAGGAGCTTCGCGCCCAAGGGCCAGACACCGGTGGTGCGGGTCAACAACAAGCGCCATGGCCTGTCGGTGATCTCCACCGTGACCAACAAGGGCCAGATGCGCTGGAGCAGCTTTGACGGGGCGCTCAACACCACGATTCTGATCGACTTCCTGCGCCGACTGATCAAGGGCCAGAGCAGGAAGCTGTTCCTGATCCTGGACAACCTGCGGGTGCACCACGCCAAGCCGGTCAAGGCCAGGCTGGCAGAGCACGCTGACGCCATCGAGGTGTTCTACCTACCGAGCTACAGCCCGGAGTTGAACCCCGATGAGATGGCCAATGCAGACATCAAACAGGCGGTGACCAAGCTGGCCCCGGCGCGCACGAAGATGCAGTTGGTGAAGGCCACGGCCAAACACTTGCGCAGCGTGCAACGTCAGCCCGAGCGCATTCGAAAGTACTTCGACCACGCCCCGGTTCGCTACGCTGCTTGA
- a CDS encoding cyclic GMP-AMP synthase DncV-like nucleotidyltransferase — protein MLKLNRLLFATAEEVFINSIEPTKDQRRVLVEAKNEIRDHLRPRIREATIKALGMDKAVTPRFRTQGSWSYQTCVQPAWHPPQEMDWDFGVYLPVSVWEESGPPHAMAQLYFKLVEGLLKDLCKEKGWKLYSGKDTCIRVQINAWAHIDIPLYAAPEAQFAQIVEKRVFDAAAKSDAREALAAEFAEEDFTLQQWEDMVDIMMATRSGEWKPSDPEEVSRWFLDRVEEHTEQLQRVCRYLKAWRDLHWKAGDGPTSVCIMIAVAQAFEPKRGRDDVALERSARALSIALKGNVHEPAIAEGKEDFNKRLDANGRQHASTLAATLASQIQAARMKASHLAGDAIDILRAQLGSRVPYRTDLVEPDSGDDVVRLVGADRVSRPVVNSTSAG, from the coding sequence ATGCTCAAACTCAACCGCCTGCTCTTCGCTACTGCCGAAGAAGTGTTCATCAACAGTATCGAACCTACCAAGGACCAGCGCCGGGTGCTGGTTGAAGCCAAGAACGAGATCCGCGATCACTTGAGGCCACGAATCCGAGAAGCGACGATCAAGGCGCTGGGCATGGACAAGGCCGTCACCCCGCGTTTCCGGACACAAGGCTCGTGGTCGTACCAAACCTGCGTGCAGCCAGCCTGGCATCCGCCCCAGGAAATGGACTGGGACTTCGGTGTCTACCTGCCAGTGTCTGTGTGGGAGGAAAGTGGGCCTCCGCACGCCATGGCCCAGCTCTACTTCAAACTGGTCGAAGGCCTCTTGAAGGATCTTTGCAAAGAAAAGGGCTGGAAGCTGTACAGCGGCAAGGACACATGCATTCGGGTGCAGATAAATGCCTGGGCGCATATCGATATCCCGTTGTACGCGGCGCCGGAAGCACAGTTTGCGCAAATCGTCGAGAAACGCGTGTTCGATGCGGCCGCGAAATCGGACGCACGTGAAGCGCTCGCCGCAGAATTTGCAGAAGAGGATTTCACCCTGCAGCAGTGGGAGGACATGGTCGACATCATGATGGCGACGCGCTCGGGCGAATGGAAACCGTCGGACCCCGAAGAGGTATCTCGGTGGTTCCTTGACCGTGTCGAGGAGCACACCGAGCAACTGCAGCGCGTGTGCCGTTACCTGAAGGCCTGGCGTGACCTGCACTGGAAGGCCGGCGACGGCCCCACTTCAGTGTGCATCATGATCGCCGTGGCGCAAGCCTTCGAACCCAAGCGTGGGCGCGACGACGTGGCGCTTGAGAGATCCGCACGGGCGTTGTCGATCGCGCTGAAGGGCAACGTGCACGAGCCCGCTATCGCAGAAGGCAAGGAAGATTTCAACAAGCGCCTGGATGCCAATGGCCGCCAACACGCATCGACCCTTGCTGCAACACTGGCTTCCCAGATCCAGGCAGCCAGAATGAAAGCATCGCACTTGGCCGGTGACGCGATCGATATCCTCCGAGCACAGTTGGGCAGCCGCGTGCCCTACCGGACGGACCTGGTTGAGCCGGACAGCGGCGACGACGTCGTCCGGCTGGTCGGCGCAGATCGGGTATCTCGCCCAGTAGTGAATTCGACAAGCGCAGGCTGA
- a CDS encoding Mov34/MPN/PAD-1 family protein — translation MLKPLPFGRNGAMLLIEPQLLERLLGLRQLTASAPEAGGILMGYRRGPHTHVTEATFPTAADVQRRFGFFRHATHHQRVSRRRWKESGETIDYVGEWHTHPEDAPLPSGVDLKHWQDIAQGVSKPMVFLIVGRVSNWCGVGMGAELTCVSDM, via the coding sequence ATGCTCAAGCCACTGCCATTCGGCCGTAATGGCGCGATGCTGCTCATTGAGCCGCAATTATTGGAGCGGCTATTGGGCCTCAGGCAGCTGACGGCGTCCGCACCCGAGGCTGGCGGCATTCTGATGGGCTACCGCCGCGGCCCCCACACCCACGTGACAGAAGCTACCTTCCCGACGGCGGCAGATGTTCAGCGGCGTTTCGGATTCTTCCGTCATGCCACACATCACCAGCGGGTGTCGCGGCGTCGTTGGAAAGAAAGCGGCGAGACAATAGACTACGTCGGCGAATGGCACACGCACCCTGAAGACGCCCCCTTGCCATCAGGCGTCGACCTCAAGCACTGGCAGGACATCGCGCAGGGGGTTTCTAAACCGATGGTCTTCTTGATCGTCGGCCGAGTTTCTAACTGGTGCGGAGTCGGTATGGGGGCAGAATTGACATGCGTCTCCGACATGTAG
- a CDS encoding CBASS cGAMP-activated phospholipase has product MPHNVRKPFQILALSGGGFRGLYTAKVIADVEKEIEAPLASRFDLITGTSIGGILALALALEIPAQDIVDLFVDHGEEIFDKRWSLFGFWRSPYSPEPLKKLLSDSKLFGDRLLGACKHPVIIPSLNYSTGEPVVFKTPHHVDFKRDRHFTIVDVAMATSAAPAYFPRHCFNNSQYVDGGLYANAPGLLGLHEAHKFFGQDIDNVRLMAVGTMSSRFTVDPRQDRQGGVRDWGGGWPIKMSRRLFGLSISAQEVLSDFMLTHRLGKHYCHVDDELHDERARAVALDIADKNAREVLLSAATQRSKVCISKPEFQTFLEHSPSKPIFFHGENART; this is encoded by the coding sequence ATGCCCCACAATGTGCGCAAGCCCTTTCAGATTCTCGCCCTCTCTGGTGGAGGCTTCCGAGGGCTGTACACCGCAAAAGTCATAGCGGATGTCGAGAAAGAGATCGAAGCGCCGCTTGCATCGCGTTTCGATCTGATCACAGGTACTTCAATCGGTGGGATCCTGGCGTTGGCACTTGCCCTTGAGATTCCGGCGCAAGATATCGTAGACCTGTTTGTCGACCACGGGGAGGAGATTTTCGACAAGCGCTGGTCACTCTTCGGATTCTGGCGGTCGCCTTATTCACCGGAGCCGCTGAAGAAGCTACTGTCTGACTCCAAGCTATTTGGCGACCGGCTCTTGGGTGCATGCAAACACCCTGTCATCATCCCGAGTCTGAATTACTCTACCGGTGAACCGGTAGTTTTCAAGACGCCGCATCATGTCGATTTCAAGCGGGATCGCCATTTCACCATCGTAGACGTCGCGATGGCCACCAGCGCAGCCCCGGCGTACTTCCCAAGACACTGCTTCAACAACAGCCAGTATGTCGATGGCGGCTTATACGCCAATGCCCCCGGGCTCCTTGGTTTGCATGAGGCCCACAAGTTCTTCGGCCAGGACATCGACAACGTCCGCCTGATGGCGGTCGGCACGATGTCGTCGCGCTTCACTGTGGACCCCAGACAAGACCGGCAAGGTGGGGTCCGAGACTGGGGCGGCGGGTGGCCGATCAAGATGTCCCGGCGTCTCTTCGGCCTCTCCATTTCGGCGCAGGAGGTCTTGAGCGATTTCATGCTGACGCACCGCCTGGGAAAACACTACTGCCATGTAGACGACGAACTTCACGACGAACGTGCCCGTGCTGTTGCATTGGACATTGCAGACAAAAACGCCCGCGAAGTTCTGCTGAGCGCAGCTACCCAACGCTCCAAAGTTTGCATCAGCAAGCCGGAATTCCAAACCTTTTTGGAGCATTCGCCCTCCAAACCGATCTTCTTCCACGGCGAGAACGCACGCACCTGA